The following proteins come from a genomic window of Alkalibaculum bacchi:
- a CDS encoding methyl-accepting chemotaxis protein: MKIKWKIVLVSVSIIVVLTLSIVSFTNFKVNDLILSKTTEELQNYSNMGLQLFDIAYDGDWSVIDGELYKGDVRINENYEVLDDFTKGTSVQSTIFQNDTRITTNILDESGKRMIGTQASDEVIEQVLIQGKPYSGTADILGKSAQTYYVPLKDSNDAVIGMWFVGIYTDVVSQTINATVIMIVLLAGALMITGIIVSYFLGNTIAKGINMIQNRLQLMEEGKFDFQFEEKLLNRKDEVGVIAQSSQNMQMKFAGIIKNIQAESENVKTIADKSLTRMKEVHGNIEDISATTEELSAGMEETSASTEEMNASTYAIENEVSNMKERTLHGEQLSNEIKQRAGKLKLETGISQKNAIDIYDRTNTQLRESIIKTKAIEEIKELSEAILQITSQTNLLALNASIEAARAGEAGKGFAVVADEIRVLAENSKNAVSRINDVTYNVSEAVESVVQDSKALLDFVDNQVVNDYEMFVDTSIQYNQDADTIHQIVTEINTISEQLYETIQQIKLAIEEITTATEEGAHGTTEIATRITDISSKIDDVLHQTMENKRSAEQLDEMVGFFQL, translated from the coding sequence ATGAAAATTAAGTGGAAAATTGTACTAGTATCAGTTAGTATTATTGTGGTACTAACATTATCAATAGTCTCATTTACAAACTTTAAGGTAAATGATCTTATTCTTTCCAAAACTACTGAAGAATTACAAAATTATTCCAATATGGGCTTGCAGTTATTTGATATTGCGTATGATGGCGATTGGTCCGTTATAGATGGAGAGCTTTACAAAGGTGATGTACGAATTAATGAAAATTATGAAGTGCTTGATGATTTTACAAAAGGAACCAGTGTGCAATCTACAATATTCCAGAATGATACCAGAATCACCACCAATATTCTGGATGAAAGTGGAAAACGTATGATTGGAACGCAAGCTTCAGATGAGGTGATTGAGCAGGTTCTTATTCAAGGAAAACCATATTCTGGAACTGCTGATATTTTAGGAAAGTCAGCTCAAACATATTATGTACCTCTAAAGGATAGTAATGATGCTGTAATTGGAATGTGGTTTGTAGGAATATATACTGATGTAGTTTCACAGACGATTAATGCTACTGTCATAATGATTGTGCTTCTAGCAGGAGCATTAATGATTACAGGAATAATTGTTTCGTATTTTCTTGGAAATACTATCGCTAAAGGAATCAATATGATTCAGAATAGACTTCAACTTATGGAAGAAGGAAAATTCGATTTCCAGTTTGAAGAAAAACTATTAAATAGAAAGGATGAAGTAGGAGTAATTGCACAATCATCGCAAAATATGCAGATGAAATTTGCAGGTATCATTAAAAATATTCAAGCAGAATCGGAAAATGTAAAAACAATTGCAGATAAATCATTAACAAGAATGAAAGAAGTTCATGGAAATATTGAAGATATATCAGCAACAACAGAAGAACTGTCAGCTGGAATGGAAGAAACATCTGCATCAACAGAAGAAATGAATGCATCTACTTATGCAATAGAAAATGAAGTGTCAAACATGAAAGAAAGAACCTTACATGGAGAGCAACTATCAAATGAAATCAAACAACGAGCAGGAAAGCTTAAATTAGAAACCGGAATATCACAGAAAAATGCAATAGATATTTATGATAGAACCAATACTCAATTACGAGAGTCTATAATAAAGACGAAAGCAATAGAAGAAATTAAAGAGCTTTCTGAGGCTATCTTACAAATCACTTCTCAGACAAATCTACTAGCATTAAATGCTTCGATTGAAGCGGCTAGAGCGGGTGAAGCAGGAAAAGGATTTGCAGTCGTCGCAGATGAAATCAGGGTGTTAGCTGAAAATTCTAAAAATGCAGTATCAAGAATTAATGACGTTACATACAATGTTTCCGAAGCAGTGGAAAGTGTTGTGCAAGATTCGAAGGCGCTTCTAGACTTTGTTGATAATCAGGTAGTAAATGATTACGAAATGTTCGTAGATACCAGCATTCAATATAATCAAGATGCAGATACAATACATCAAATAGTGACTGAAATTAATACCATTTCAGAGCAATTATACGAAACAATACAGCAAATAAAACTAGCTATCGAAGAAATTACAACAGCAACAGAGGAAGGAGCACATGGCACAACGGAAATAGCAACTAGAATAACTGATATTTCTTCGAAAATAGACGAT
- a CDS encoding DUF3786 domain-containing protein: MREHQEKVPFDYIVDKFSKMDPNVIATTLGIPYNETNKSFELEMMKETYKVFYPSGKVYTASGEEITSYVLKTIIVRYLVNGKGTSLTGKYITYKEIKDGQIYYPNFYKRTILRLSQLYSENKEVFRKNAELVKAKFLEQGDLSFSFDFMKNVNFLFVFYDEDEEFDASANILMDQNIEDYYNAEDLAVVVDVAIEYFLYGYIPRELGMYSF, encoded by the coding sequence ATGCGCGAGCATCAAGAAAAAGTGCCTTTTGATTATATTGTAGACAAGTTTTCAAAAATGGACCCTAATGTAATTGCCACAACACTAGGAATTCCTTATAATGAGACGAACAAATCCTTTGAATTAGAAATGATGAAGGAAACCTATAAAGTCTTTTATCCAAGTGGTAAGGTATATACCGCGTCAGGAGAAGAGATTACTTCTTATGTGCTTAAGACCATTATTGTAAGGTATTTAGTCAATGGAAAGGGGACTTCTTTAACAGGAAAATACATTACGTATAAAGAAATAAAGGATGGGCAAATTTACTATCCTAATTTTTATAAGAGAACGATTTTAAGATTATCTCAATTGTATAGTGAAAATAAAGAAGTATTCCGAAAAAATGCTGAGTTAGTAAAAGCAAAATTCCTAGAACAAGGCGACCTGTCCTTTTCTTTTGACTTTATGAAAAATGTAAATTTTTTGTTTGTATTTTATGATGAAGACGAAGAATTTGATGCATCAGCTAATATCTTGATGGATCAAAATATAGAAGATTATTATAATGCAGAAGATTTAGCGGTTGTAGTAGATGTGGCGATAGAATATTTTTTATACGGTTATATACCAAGGGAACTAGGGATGTACAGTTTTTAA
- a CDS encoding aldo/keto reductase — MKQIRLGRTALYVSKTAFGALPIQRVSIEESDAILKRAFESGINFYDTANMYTDSEMKIGHALHDVRDQIVIATKSQVFDKEKILKNIDQSLKSLQTDYIDIFQFHNPDELPSEDIYEAVYKEKEKGKIKHIGMTNHRLNLAFDAVKSGLYETMQFPFSLLSQEKEIALVEECKRTDTGFIAMKAMAGGLINDSRASFGFMEQYENVVPIYGIQRLSELEEFISLANNPPLYNEDLKNAIEKSKEGLSGDFCRGCGYCLPCPAEIDIPQSARISLLMTRSPAEPYLTEEFAQKMEKINDCIECGKCKSRCPYELDTPNLLKRELDRYRKLYNDINQ, encoded by the coding sequence ATGAAGCAAATCCGATTAGGGCGGACAGCGCTTTATGTGTCGAAAACGGCATTTGGAGCATTGCCCATTCAAAGAGTAAGTATAGAGGAATCCGATGCTATACTAAAAAGGGCTTTTGAAAGTGGAATAAATTTTTACGATACAGCAAATATGTACACAGATAGTGAAATGAAAATCGGTCACGCATTACATGATGTTCGAGATCAGATTGTTATCGCTACCAAATCCCAAGTATTTGATAAGGAAAAAATCCTAAAAAATATTGATCAAAGCCTAAAGAGTTTACAAACAGATTATATCGATATTTTTCAATTCCATAATCCTGATGAGCTTCCTTCAGAAGATATATATGAAGCAGTTTATAAGGAAAAGGAAAAAGGTAAAATAAAACATATTGGAATGACAAATCATCGACTGAATTTGGCATTTGATGCAGTGAAATCAGGTCTTTATGAGACTATGCAATTTCCTTTTTCTCTATTATCACAAGAGAAAGAGATCGCATTAGTAGAAGAGTGTAAAAGAACAGATACTGGATTTATTGCTATGAAGGCTATGGCGGGAGGCCTTATTAATGATAGCCGGGCTTCTTTTGGTTTTATGGAACAATACGAAAATGTAGTGCCCATTTACGGCATACAACGCCTTAGTGAATTAGAAGAATTTATATCTTTAGCAAATAATCCACCATTGTATAATGAAGACTTAAAAAACGCAATAGAGAAGTCTAAAGAGGGTTTATCAGGTGATTTTTGTAGAGGTTGTGGCTATTGCTTACCATGCCCCGCTGAAATCGATATCCCCCAAAGTGCTAGAATCAGCTTACTTATGACGAGATCTCCAGCAGAACCTTATCTTACAGAAGAATTTGCTCAAAAAATGGAAAAAATCAATGATTGTATTGAATGTGGAAAATGCAAGAGTAGATGCCCCTACGAGTTGGATACGCCAAATCTGTTGAAGAGAGAATTAGATCGATATCGCAAACTGTACAATGACATAAATCAATAA
- a CDS encoding protein adenylyltransferase SelO — protein sequence MMEKDKHLEIGWNFDNTYSLLPEFFYSKVEPNPVDSPKLVVLNQSVANLLGLDVHALEREEGIHILAGNSLPKGALSIAQAYAGHQFGYFTILGDGRAMLIGEQITPARERYDIQLKGSGRTKFSRGGDGRAALGPMLREYIISEAMHYLGIPTTRSLAVVATGETVRRERNLSGAILTRVASSHIRVGTIQFASKYGSREELDALVRYSLKRHYPSQAASANSSLTLLEEVCKVQAELIARWQLVGFIHGVMNTDNMTISGETIDYGPCAFMDTYDPKTVFSSIDTNGRYAYENQPVIGNWNLCRLAEAMLPLIDENQDKAIKLAQAAIEKYDELYHVKWLEGMRKKLGLTNIESEDESLVEELLSIMHKYKADYTNTFVSLTFNQIEGMALMDKPEFVEWHKKWQSRLGRQGESKESIRDLMKNNNPAIIPRNHRVEEALESAEKGDYNVIKKLLDVLSRPYDHNPDQKEYATLPPASSCSYRTFCGT from the coding sequence ATTATGGAAAAAGATAAACATTTAGAAATAGGCTGGAACTTTGATAATACGTATTCTTTATTACCAGAGTTTTTTTATTCTAAAGTAGAGCCAAATCCAGTAGACTCACCTAAATTAGTCGTACTAAATCAGTCTGTAGCAAATTTATTAGGCTTAGATGTACATGCTTTAGAGAGGGAAGAAGGAATTCATATTTTAGCTGGTAATTCACTTCCAAAAGGAGCACTCTCTATTGCACAGGCTTATGCTGGTCATCAATTTGGATATTTTACCATCCTGGGTGATGGACGGGCTATGTTAATAGGCGAACAAATAACCCCTGCAAGAGAAAGATATGATATTCAATTAAAGGGAAGCGGTAGGACAAAGTTTTCAAGAGGAGGGGATGGTAGAGCTGCACTTGGTCCTATGTTAAGAGAATACATCATTAGTGAAGCAATGCATTATCTCGGTATACCAACCACTCGTAGTTTAGCAGTGGTAGCAACAGGAGAGACTGTTCGTAGGGAGAGAAATTTATCAGGAGCTATTCTTACGAGAGTGGCTTCAAGTCATATTCGAGTTGGGACCATTCAATTTGCATCAAAGTATGGATCAAGAGAAGAATTAGATGCTTTGGTAAGATACTCTTTAAAACGCCATTATCCAAGCCAAGCAGCCAGTGCCAATTCGAGTCTTACACTTCTAGAAGAGGTTTGTAAAGTGCAAGCAGAACTCATCGCCAGATGGCAATTAGTTGGTTTTATTCATGGAGTCATGAATACAGATAATATGACCATAAGTGGTGAAACAATTGATTATGGTCCATGCGCTTTTATGGATACTTATGATCCTAAAACTGTATTTAGCTCAATTGACACGAATGGGCGATATGCATATGAAAATCAACCTGTTATTGGAAATTGGAATCTATGTAGATTAGCAGAGGCCATGCTGCCATTAATAGATGAAAATCAAGACAAAGCTATTAAACTTGCTCAAGCAGCCATTGAAAAGTATGATGAATTATATCATGTGAAGTGGTTAGAAGGTATGAGAAAGAAACTAGGGCTAACAAATATAGAGTCTGAAGATGAGTCTTTAGTAGAGGAACTTCTCTCTATAATGCATAAATACAAGGCGGACTATACAAATACTTTTGTATCCTTAACCTTCAATCAAATTGAGGGGATGGCTCTAATGGATAAGCCCGAATTTGTAGAGTGGCATAAAAAATGGCAGAGCAGATTAGGTAGACAAGGTGAAAGTAAAGAGTCTATTAGAGATCTTATGAAAAACAACAATCCAGCTATTATACCAAGAAACCACAGAGTGGAAGAAGCTCTCGAATCTGCTGAAAAAGGTGATTATAACGTAATAAAAAAACTATTAGATGTTTTATCAAGACCCTATGATCACAACCCAGATCAAAAAGAATACGCCACCTTACCACCAGCTTCGAGCTGCTCATATCGTACTTTCTGTGGAACATGA